In a genomic window of Thalassophryne amazonica chromosome 12, fThaAma1.1, whole genome shotgun sequence:
- the zfyve9a gene encoding zinc finger FYVE domain-containing protein 9 isoform X2, translating into MENYFQAEAFNLDKVLDEFEQNEDETDTPILSDAKWTQILAPPTHLLSLNPALAHSDLSPQESPLPFKTLPDSSSSVSLGTDPKRHAGPEPPSWVEERPADVHSPPLPQPNIGKLVGTDDLSPPSVTPCRTVKNGCSSDPASPQPDGLCKDTSSNPEKQQQANSHEEQRTISAEVTDSVSHTHFTFELGFGNEEAPAEKILPNLEPATQDRNSVTAESVTATLQDFDQERLAGNFKGEQEENLNDGRSIQAGFEAKENGISPDAETVVERNNPGGQIDQLCRSVVERSDPGGQIDQLCRSVVERSDPGGQIDQLCRSMVERNNPGGQIDQVCRSTGLSDSLEQERSSLSKLKESEEIKKDEEQVISPSCIPSKEDSVTEEKEMEESKQESSDGTAGSSSIQPKLNNNRLQPVSVPFGGARPKQLVNLKLQIPQPLSDQVQNHLGPSTVSKNKNLENQSRRSTTFEISHSGADQTVIRVNGESVVHSPSLNPTESPDNDVQAGQQGALCRKPSSSLGEVAPVWVPDSQAPICMKCEAKFTFTKRRHHCRACGKVFCATCCSLKCRLAYMDRKEARVCVTCHSALTSAQSWEAPVTGSNQSPNPNNPAEYCSTIPPLQQAQASGVLSSPPPTVMVPVGVLKPSNSEGSLTREQRRVWFADGILPNGDATETPKPPTSGPAPSQSLAISTYSNKSSTSETLEAAHTPVAPVGSPVGSSLSLIPEDGLPPILISTGVKGDYAVEERPSEVVLIQQLEEGGPDPLVFVLNANLLAMVKLVNYVNRKCWCVTTKGMHAVGQAEVVILLQCLPDEKTIPKDIFTHFVQLYQEALSGSVLSHLSHSFFTQSFLGGKEHGGFLYISPSFQSLQDLLLPNPPYLFGILIQKWETPWAKVFPIRLMLRLGAEYRFYPCPLFSVRFRKPLFGETGHTIMNLLADFRNYQYSLPVVKGLVVDMEVRKTTIKIPSNRYNELMKAMNKSNEHVLAMGACFNDRADSHLVCVQNDDGNYQTQAISIHQQPRKVTGACFFVFSGALKVSSGYLAKTSIVEDGVMVQITAETMDSLRQALRDMKDFTITCGKADQEENQELVHVQWTEDDHNFNKGVISPIDGKSMESITSVKIFHGSEFKANGKVIRWTEVFFLQSEDQPNGLGDPADHSRLTENVARAFCMALCPHLKLLKEDGMAKLGLRVTLDSDQVGYLAGSNGQPLLPQYLSDLDSALIPVIHGGACQLSEGPVVMELIFYILEIIS; encoded by the exons ATGGAGAATTACTTCCAAGCCGAGGCCTTCAACCTCGACAAAGTGCTGGATGAGTTTGAGCAGAATGAAG ATGAGACAGATACTCCCATTCTCTCAGATGCTAAGTGGACTCAGATCTTGGCCCCACCAACTCACCTGCTGTCACTGAATCCCGCCCTGGCACACTCAGACTTGAGCCCCCAGGAGAGTCCGCTGCCCTTCAAAACCCTCCCCGACTCCTCCTCCAGTGTCTCCCTAGGGACTGACCCTAAAAGACATGCTGGCCCTGAACCTCCGTCCTGGGTGGAAGAGAGGCCTGCAGATGTCCACAGCCCACCCCTCCCCCAGCCCAACATTGGCAAACTGGTGGGCACGGATGATCTTTCACCACCTTCTGTGACACCCTGTAGAACAGTGAAAAATGGCTGCTCCTCTGACCCTGCTAGCCCACAACCTGATGGACTCTGCAAGGACACCAGTTCTAATCCAGAAAAGCAGCAGCAGGCTAACTCCCATGAGGAGCAAAGAACCATTTCAGCAGAGGTAACGGACTCTGTCAGTCATACCCACTTTACCTTTGAACTAGGATTTGGAAATGAAGAAGCTCCAGCTGAGAAAATTCTTCCAAATTTGGAACCAGCAACACAGGACAGGAACAGTGTTACTGCAGAGTCTGTTACAGCCACTTTACAGGATTTTGATCAAGAAAGACTAGCTGGAAACTTCAAAGGTGAGCAAGAAGAAAATCTGAATGATGGAAGGAGCATTCAGGCAGGTTTTGAGGCAAAGGAGAATGGAATATCTCCTGATGCAGAGACAGTGGTGGAGAGGAATAACCCAGGAGGACAGATAGACCAGCTCTGCAGGTCAGTGGTGGAGAGGAGTGACCCAGGAGGACAGATAGACCAGCTCTGCAGGTCAGTGGTGGAGAGGAGTGACCCAGGAGGACAGATAGACCAGCTCTGCAGGTCTATGGTGGAGAGGAATAACCCAGGAGGACAGATAGACCAAGTCTGCAGGTCAACAGGACTTTCTGATAGTTTAGAGCAGGAGCGCAGCAGCCTTTCTAAACTTAAAGAGAGTGAGGAGATAAAGAAGGATGAGGAGCAGGTCATTTCTCCCAGTTGCATTCCCTCCAAGGAAGACTCTGTTACTGAAGAGAAAGAAATGGAAGAGAGCAAACAGGAAAGCAGCGACGGGACAGCGGGATCAAGTAGCATTCAACCAAAACTAAATAATAATCGCCTGCAGCCAGTCAGCGTGCCCTTTGGTGGGGCACGACCAAAGCAACTGGTCAACCTCAAGCTCCAGATCCCACAGCCACTTTCTGACCAGGTACAAAATCATCTTGGCCCGTCCACCGTTAGCAAGAACAAAAACCTTGAGAACCAGAGTCGGAGAAGCACTACATTTGAAATATCACACAGTGGGGCTGATCAGACGGTGATTCGGGTCAACGGGGAAAGTGTTGTGCACTCTCCTTCCTTGAACCCCACAGAGAGCCCAGATAATGATGTCCAGGCAGGCCAGCAGGGCGCTTTATGCAGGAAACCTTCCAGTTCTCTGGGAGAGGTTGCCCCTGTGTGGGTTCCTGACTCCCAGGCTCCCATTTGTATGAAATGTGAAGCCAAGTTCACCTTCACCAAGAGGAGGCACCACTGTCGGGCCTGCGGCAAG GTTTTTTGTGCGACGTGCTGCAGTCTCAAGTGCAGGCTCGCATACATGGACAGGAAGGAGGCCcgtgtgtgtgtcacctgtcATTCTGCTCTAACATCAG CTCAATCGTGGGAGGCCCCAGTGACTGGAAGTAACCAGAGTCCGAACCCCAACAACCCAGCAGAGTATTGCTCCACCATCCCGCCGCTGCAGCAGGCACAGGCCTCTGGGGTGCTCAGTTCCCCACCTCCCACTGTCATGGTGCCTGTTGGAGTCCTTAAGCCGTCTAACTCTGAGG GGTCCCTAACAAGAGAGCAGAGGAGGGTGTGGTTTGCCGATGGGATCCTACCGAATGGAGACGCAACAGAAACACCAAAACCTCCGACCTCTGGACCTGCTCCCTCTCAGTCTTTGGCTATATCCACATATTCAAACAAATCTTCTACTTCTGAAACTTTGGAG GCAGCACACACTCCTGTTGCCCCGGTGGGCAGCCCTGTGGGTAGCTCCCTCAGTCTCATTCCGGAGGATGGGCTTCCTCCCATCCTCATCTCCACTGGAGTCAAAGGAG actatgctgtggaagagaggccGTCTGAGGTTGTTCTCATACAGCAGTTGGAAGAGGGAGGTCCAGATCCTCTGGTGTTTGTGCTCAATGCTAACCTGCTCGCTATGGTCAAGTTGGTCAACT ATGTCAACAGGAAATGTTGGTGTGTGACAACTAAGGGCATGCACGCTGTTGGCCAGGCGGAGGTGGTCATTCTGCTCCAGTGTCTGCCTGATGAGAAAACCATCCCTAAGGACATCTTCACCCACTTTGTGCAGCTTTACCAAGAAGCCCTCAGTG GCAGTGTGTTGAGCCACCTGAGCCACTCCTTCTTCACACAGAGCTTCCTGGGCGGTAAGGAGCATGGCGGCTTCCTGTACATCAGCCCCTCCTTTCAGTCCCTACAGGATCTGCTGCTGCCAAATCCACCCTACCTGTTTGGGATCCTGATCCAAAAGTGGGAAACTCCATGGGCCAAGGTCTTCCCCATCCGCCTCATGCTCCGGCTGGGGGCAGAGTACCGAT TTTATCCGTGCCCGCTGTTCAGTGTGCGTTTCAGAAAACCCCTCTTCGGAGAGACTGGTCACACTATCATGAATCTGCTTGCA GATTTCCGTAACTACCAGTACAGTCTGCCAGTGGTTAAAGGTTTGGTTGTAGACATGGAGGTGAGGAAGACCACCATCAAGATCCCCAGTAATCGCTACAACGAG CTGATGAAGGCCATGAACAAATCCAATGAACATGTGCTGGCCATGGGGGCGTGTTTCAACGACCGGGCCGACTCTCACCTGGTGTGTGTTCAAAATGATGACGGGAACTACCAGACGCAGGCCATCAGCATCCATCAGCAGCCACGCAAAG TTACCGGCGCATGCTTCTTTGTGTTCAGCGGTGCTTTGAAAGTCTCATCAGGCTACTTAGCAAAGACCAGCATCGTGGAAG ATGGTGTAATGGTGCAGATCACAGCTGAGACGATGGATTCACTACGGCAAGCCTTGAGGGACATGAAAGACTTCACCATCACCTGTGGGAAAGCCGACCAAGAAGAGAACCAGGAGCTTGTCCATGTGCAGTGGACGGAGGACGACCACAACTTCAACAAGGG TGTAATCAGTCCAATCGATGGAAAGTCTATGGAGTCTATCACCAGCGTCAAGATCTTCCACGGCTCAGAATTCAAAGCAAATGGCAAAGTCATCCGTTGGACAGAG GTGTTCTTCCTCCAGAGTGAAGACCAGCCCAATGGTCTGGGCGACCCGGCTGACCACAGCCGGCTCACAGAGAATGTGGCGCGAGCTTTCTGTATGGCGTTGTGCCCACACCTCAAACTGCTGAAGGAGGACGGCATGGCTAAGCTAGGGCTGCGGGTCACTTTGGACTCTGATCAG GTGGGCTACCTGGCAGGAAGTAACGGCCAGCCGCTGCTGCCTCAGTACCTGAGTGATCTGGACAGTGCGCTGATCCCAGTCATCCACGGAGGGGCGTGCCAGCTGAGCGAGGGCCCGGTTGTCATGGAACTAATTTTCTACATCTTGGAGATTATCTCGTAG
- the zfyve9a gene encoding zinc finger FYVE domain-containing protein 9 isoform X1 produces MENYFQAEAFNLDKVLDEFEQNEDETDTPILSDAKWTQILAPPTHLLSLNPALAHSDLSPQESPLPFKTLPDSSSSVSLGTDPKRHAGPEPPSWVEERPADVHSPPLPQPNIGKLVGTDDLSPPSVTPCRTVKNGCSSDPASPQPDGLCKDTSSNPEKQQQANSHEEQRTISAEVTDSVSHTHFTFELGFGNEEAPAEKILPNLEPATQDRNSVTAESVTATLQDFDQERLAGNFKGEQEENLNDGRSIQAGFEAKENGISPDAETVVERNNPGGQIDQLCRSVVERSDPGGQIDQLCRSVVERSDPGGQIDQLCRSMVERNNPGGQIDQVCRSTGLSDSLEQERSSLSKLKESEEIKKDEEQVISPSCIPSKEDSVTEEKEMEESKQESSDGTAGSSSIQPKLNNNRLQPVSVPFGGARPKQLVNLKLQIPQPLSDQVQNHLGPSTVSKNKNLENQSRRSTTFEISHSGADQTVIRVNGESVVHSPSLNPTESPDNDVQAGQQGALCRKPSSSLGEVAPVWVPDSQAPICMKCEAKFTFTKRRHHCRACGKVFCATCCSLKCRLAYMDRKEARVCVTCHSALTSAQSWEAPVTGSNQSPNPNNPAEYCSTIPPLQQAQASGVLSSPPPTVMVPVGVLKPSNSEGSLTREQRRVWFADGILPNGDATETPKPPTSGPAPSQSLAISTYSNKSSTSETLEAAHTPVAPVGSPVGSSLSLIPEDGLPPILISTGVKGGTGGHITDYAVEERPSEVVLIQQLEEGGPDPLVFVLNANLLAMVKLVNYVNRKCWCVTTKGMHAVGQAEVVILLQCLPDEKTIPKDIFTHFVQLYQEALSGSVLSHLSHSFFTQSFLGGKEHGGFLYISPSFQSLQDLLLPNPPYLFGILIQKWETPWAKVFPIRLMLRLGAEYRFYPCPLFSVRFRKPLFGETGHTIMNLLADFRNYQYSLPVVKGLVVDMEVRKTTIKIPSNRYNELMKAMNKSNEHVLAMGACFNDRADSHLVCVQNDDGNYQTQAISIHQQPRKVTGACFFVFSGALKVSSGYLAKTSIVEDGVMVQITAETMDSLRQALRDMKDFTITCGKADQEENQELVHVQWTEDDHNFNKGVISPIDGKSMESITSVKIFHGSEFKANGKVIRWTEVFFLQSEDQPNGLGDPADHSRLTENVARAFCMALCPHLKLLKEDGMAKLGLRVTLDSDQVGYLAGSNGQPLLPQYLSDLDSALIPVIHGGACQLSEGPVVMELIFYILEIIS; encoded by the exons ATGGAGAATTACTTCCAAGCCGAGGCCTTCAACCTCGACAAAGTGCTGGATGAGTTTGAGCAGAATGAAG ATGAGACAGATACTCCCATTCTCTCAGATGCTAAGTGGACTCAGATCTTGGCCCCACCAACTCACCTGCTGTCACTGAATCCCGCCCTGGCACACTCAGACTTGAGCCCCCAGGAGAGTCCGCTGCCCTTCAAAACCCTCCCCGACTCCTCCTCCAGTGTCTCCCTAGGGACTGACCCTAAAAGACATGCTGGCCCTGAACCTCCGTCCTGGGTGGAAGAGAGGCCTGCAGATGTCCACAGCCCACCCCTCCCCCAGCCCAACATTGGCAAACTGGTGGGCACGGATGATCTTTCACCACCTTCTGTGACACCCTGTAGAACAGTGAAAAATGGCTGCTCCTCTGACCCTGCTAGCCCACAACCTGATGGACTCTGCAAGGACACCAGTTCTAATCCAGAAAAGCAGCAGCAGGCTAACTCCCATGAGGAGCAAAGAACCATTTCAGCAGAGGTAACGGACTCTGTCAGTCATACCCACTTTACCTTTGAACTAGGATTTGGAAATGAAGAAGCTCCAGCTGAGAAAATTCTTCCAAATTTGGAACCAGCAACACAGGACAGGAACAGTGTTACTGCAGAGTCTGTTACAGCCACTTTACAGGATTTTGATCAAGAAAGACTAGCTGGAAACTTCAAAGGTGAGCAAGAAGAAAATCTGAATGATGGAAGGAGCATTCAGGCAGGTTTTGAGGCAAAGGAGAATGGAATATCTCCTGATGCAGAGACAGTGGTGGAGAGGAATAACCCAGGAGGACAGATAGACCAGCTCTGCAGGTCAGTGGTGGAGAGGAGTGACCCAGGAGGACAGATAGACCAGCTCTGCAGGTCAGTGGTGGAGAGGAGTGACCCAGGAGGACAGATAGACCAGCTCTGCAGGTCTATGGTGGAGAGGAATAACCCAGGAGGACAGATAGACCAAGTCTGCAGGTCAACAGGACTTTCTGATAGTTTAGAGCAGGAGCGCAGCAGCCTTTCTAAACTTAAAGAGAGTGAGGAGATAAAGAAGGATGAGGAGCAGGTCATTTCTCCCAGTTGCATTCCCTCCAAGGAAGACTCTGTTACTGAAGAGAAAGAAATGGAAGAGAGCAAACAGGAAAGCAGCGACGGGACAGCGGGATCAAGTAGCATTCAACCAAAACTAAATAATAATCGCCTGCAGCCAGTCAGCGTGCCCTTTGGTGGGGCACGACCAAAGCAACTGGTCAACCTCAAGCTCCAGATCCCACAGCCACTTTCTGACCAGGTACAAAATCATCTTGGCCCGTCCACCGTTAGCAAGAACAAAAACCTTGAGAACCAGAGTCGGAGAAGCACTACATTTGAAATATCACACAGTGGGGCTGATCAGACGGTGATTCGGGTCAACGGGGAAAGTGTTGTGCACTCTCCTTCCTTGAACCCCACAGAGAGCCCAGATAATGATGTCCAGGCAGGCCAGCAGGGCGCTTTATGCAGGAAACCTTCCAGTTCTCTGGGAGAGGTTGCCCCTGTGTGGGTTCCTGACTCCCAGGCTCCCATTTGTATGAAATGTGAAGCCAAGTTCACCTTCACCAAGAGGAGGCACCACTGTCGGGCCTGCGGCAAG GTTTTTTGTGCGACGTGCTGCAGTCTCAAGTGCAGGCTCGCATACATGGACAGGAAGGAGGCCcgtgtgtgtgtcacctgtcATTCTGCTCTAACATCAG CTCAATCGTGGGAGGCCCCAGTGACTGGAAGTAACCAGAGTCCGAACCCCAACAACCCAGCAGAGTATTGCTCCACCATCCCGCCGCTGCAGCAGGCACAGGCCTCTGGGGTGCTCAGTTCCCCACCTCCCACTGTCATGGTGCCTGTTGGAGTCCTTAAGCCGTCTAACTCTGAGG GGTCCCTAACAAGAGAGCAGAGGAGGGTGTGGTTTGCCGATGGGATCCTACCGAATGGAGACGCAACAGAAACACCAAAACCTCCGACCTCTGGACCTGCTCCCTCTCAGTCTTTGGCTATATCCACATATTCAAACAAATCTTCTACTTCTGAAACTTTGGAG GCAGCACACACTCCTGTTGCCCCGGTGGGCAGCCCTGTGGGTAGCTCCCTCAGTCTCATTCCGGAGGATGGGCTTCCTCCCATCCTCATCTCCACTGGAGTCAAAGGAGGTACGGGAGGCCACATCACAG actatgctgtggaagagaggccGTCTGAGGTTGTTCTCATACAGCAGTTGGAAGAGGGAGGTCCAGATCCTCTGGTGTTTGTGCTCAATGCTAACCTGCTCGCTATGGTCAAGTTGGTCAACT ATGTCAACAGGAAATGTTGGTGTGTGACAACTAAGGGCATGCACGCTGTTGGCCAGGCGGAGGTGGTCATTCTGCTCCAGTGTCTGCCTGATGAGAAAACCATCCCTAAGGACATCTTCACCCACTTTGTGCAGCTTTACCAAGAAGCCCTCAGTG GCAGTGTGTTGAGCCACCTGAGCCACTCCTTCTTCACACAGAGCTTCCTGGGCGGTAAGGAGCATGGCGGCTTCCTGTACATCAGCCCCTCCTTTCAGTCCCTACAGGATCTGCTGCTGCCAAATCCACCCTACCTGTTTGGGATCCTGATCCAAAAGTGGGAAACTCCATGGGCCAAGGTCTTCCCCATCCGCCTCATGCTCCGGCTGGGGGCAGAGTACCGAT TTTATCCGTGCCCGCTGTTCAGTGTGCGTTTCAGAAAACCCCTCTTCGGAGAGACTGGTCACACTATCATGAATCTGCTTGCA GATTTCCGTAACTACCAGTACAGTCTGCCAGTGGTTAAAGGTTTGGTTGTAGACATGGAGGTGAGGAAGACCACCATCAAGATCCCCAGTAATCGCTACAACGAG CTGATGAAGGCCATGAACAAATCCAATGAACATGTGCTGGCCATGGGGGCGTGTTTCAACGACCGGGCCGACTCTCACCTGGTGTGTGTTCAAAATGATGACGGGAACTACCAGACGCAGGCCATCAGCATCCATCAGCAGCCACGCAAAG TTACCGGCGCATGCTTCTTTGTGTTCAGCGGTGCTTTGAAAGTCTCATCAGGCTACTTAGCAAAGACCAGCATCGTGGAAG ATGGTGTAATGGTGCAGATCACAGCTGAGACGATGGATTCACTACGGCAAGCCTTGAGGGACATGAAAGACTTCACCATCACCTGTGGGAAAGCCGACCAAGAAGAGAACCAGGAGCTTGTCCATGTGCAGTGGACGGAGGACGACCACAACTTCAACAAGGG TGTAATCAGTCCAATCGATGGAAAGTCTATGGAGTCTATCACCAGCGTCAAGATCTTCCACGGCTCAGAATTCAAAGCAAATGGCAAAGTCATCCGTTGGACAGAG GTGTTCTTCCTCCAGAGTGAAGACCAGCCCAATGGTCTGGGCGACCCGGCTGACCACAGCCGGCTCACAGAGAATGTGGCGCGAGCTTTCTGTATGGCGTTGTGCCCACACCTCAAACTGCTGAAGGAGGACGGCATGGCTAAGCTAGGGCTGCGGGTCACTTTGGACTCTGATCAG GTGGGCTACCTGGCAGGAAGTAACGGCCAGCCGCTGCTGCCTCAGTACCTGAGTGATCTGGACAGTGCGCTGATCCCAGTCATCCACGGAGGGGCGTGCCAGCTGAGCGAGGGCCCGGTTGTCATGGAACTAATTTTCTACATCTTGGAGATTATCTCGTAG